In Sphaeramia orbicularis chromosome 15, fSphaOr1.1, whole genome shotgun sequence, a single genomic region encodes these proteins:
- the cacul1 gene encoding CDK2-associated and cullin domain-containing protein 1 — protein sequence MEAMEDDSLELKDDHNHNYCASSSKVRTYLSSQLSDVTTVPQPVCSPVPVGDSRRGKLRSGTTGSSKFMDSDSSSESSEVSETDSGAPPAAAAAEGKFSLDPTSKFLMNALAVEDYRKNHWPNLEKAIDRLLIQNPTDHISVSYAQIYSYVYKCVCQQHSELLYSDLTSKISCHLQEVSTQLHASPPDNFIENFNVALTQYTASLQCIVPVFMYLNKFYIESKLNRDLREDLMKLFADHVAEKHVNTLMPLLIKAHSMPFQVQPSTMASVVKGLYSLRPEWAQLAPALFSGFIPQIHPPAVESLLSDYAAHDQKLQMELSMNGFPRGDQSRKRASDDS from the exons ATGGAGGCTATGGAGGATGACAGTTTAGAGCTAAAAGACGACCATAATCATAACTATTGTGCTAGCAGCAGTAAAGTCCGCACGTATCTGAGCAGCCAACTGTCGGACGTAACGACGGTTCCGCAGCCCGTGTGTTCGCCGGTGCCGGTGGGAGACAGCCGGAGAGGGAAGCTCCGGTCAGGTACCACCGGTAGCTCCAAGTTTATGGACTCGGATTCGAGCAGTGAAAGCAGCGAAGTGAGCGAGACGGACAGCGGGGCTCCtcctgccgccgccgccgctgagGGGAAATTCTCCCTCGACCCCACATCCAAGTTCC TTATGAACGCGTTGGCCGTAGAGGACTACCGGAAGAACCACTGGCCCAACCTGGAGAAGGCGATCGACCGCCTGCTGATCCAGAACCCCACAGACCACATCTCAGTCTCATATGCTCAGATTTACAG ttacgtCTATAAGTGTGTGTGTCAGCAGCACTCAGAGCTGCTCTACAGCGATCTGACGTCCAAAATATCATGTCACCTGCAGGAAGTCTCCACCCAGCTACAT GCCAGTCCGCCGGATAACTTCATCGAGAACTTTAACGTTGCGTTGACTCAGTACACTGCGTCTCTTCAGTGTATAGTTCCTGTTTTCATGTATTTG AACAAGTTCTACATCGAGTCAAAGCTTAACAGAGATCTGAGAGAGGATCTGATGAAGCTGTTCGCTGATCACGTCGCTGAAAAACATGTAAACACGCTGATGC CTCTGCTCATCAAAGCTCACTCGATGCCGTTTCAAGTGCAGCCATCGACCATGGCCAGCGTGGTCAAAGGCCTCTACAGCCTCCGACCAG AATGGGCTCAGTTGGCCCCGGCGCTCTTCTCTGGGTTTATTCCTCAAATCCACCCTCCTGCTGTGGAGTCTCTGTTGTCCGACTACGCCGCTCACGACCAGAAGCTGCAGATGGAACTGTCTATGAACGGATTCCCACG